The Triticum aestivum cultivar Chinese Spring chromosome 4B, IWGSC CS RefSeq v2.1, whole genome shotgun sequence sequence tgggaacagtaatcagctagcataggaaggcaaaacaagcacaacttcaagattttaagcacatagagaggaaacttgatattattgaaattcctacaagcatatattactccctcctaataatttttagtagcatcatgaacgaattcaacaatataaccatgacataaagcattcttttcgtgatctactttgcatagaaattttactactctccacataagcaagtttattctcatcaatagtagtgggagcaaactcaacaaaataaatatcatgtgaagcataatccaatggaAAATTAACatcatgatgacaaatttcatggttatatttattctttatagcatacatttcatcacaataatcatcataaataggaggcatgctttcatcataataaatttgctcatcaaaacttgggggactaaacatatcatcttcatcaaacatagcatccccaagcttgtggctttgcatatcattagcatcatgggtattcaaagaattcatactaacaacattccaatcttgctcatcatccaaagatttagtgccaaacattttatagacttcttcttctagcacttgagcacaattttcctttccatcattctcacgaaagatattaaaaagatgaagagtatgagacaaactcaattccatttttttgtagttttcttttatagactaaactagtgataaaacaagaaactaaaacattcgattgcaagatctaaagataaaacttcaagcactcacctccccgacaacggcgccagaaaagagcttagttgacggggtgttactGCCGCTTAcctcgcctccccggcaacggtgtcagaaaagagcttgatgtcaactacgcaaccttctccttgtacacgttgttgggccttcaagtgcagaggtttgtaggacagtagcaaatttccgtcaagtggatgacctagggtttatcaatccatgggaggcataggatgaagatggtctctctcaaacaaccctgcaaccaaataatgaagaatctcttgtgtccccaacacacccaatacaatggcaaattgtatagattttggcgaagagatggtgatacaagtgcaatatggatggtagatatgagtatttgtaatctgaaaatataaaaacagcaaggtaactaatgataaaagtgagcataaacagtattgcaatgctaggaaacaaggcctaaggttcatactttcactagtgcaagttctctcaacaataacataattggatcatataactatccctcaacatgcaacaaagagtcactccaaagtcactactagcggagaacaaacgaagatattatggtagggtacggaaccacctcaaagttatcctttctaatcgatctattcaagagtccgtagtaaaataacatgaagctatttaagacacaaatcaaccaaaaccctaatgtcacctagatactccaatgtcacctcaagtatccatgggtatgattatacgatatgcatcacacaatctcaaattcatctattcaaacaacacaaaatacttcaaagagtgccccaaagtttctacagaagagtcaagacgaaaacgtgtgcctacccctatgcataagttcattgaacttgcaagttgatcaccaaaacatacattaagtagatcacatgaatatcccattgtcaccacagataagcacggcaagacatacatcaagtgttctcaaatccttaaaggctcaatccgataagataacttcaaagggaaaactcaatccattacaagagaatagagggggagaaaaatcataagatccaactataatagcaaagctcgcggtacatcaagatcgtgccaaatcaagaacacgagagagagagagagagagatcaaacacatagctactggtacataccctcagccccgagggtgaactactccctcctcgtcatggagagcgccgagatgatgaagatggctaccggtgagggatcccctctccggtagggtgccagaatagggtcccgattggtttttggtggctacagaggcttgcggcggcagaactcccgatctattgtgctcctcgatgtttttagggtatatggatatatatatatatgcgaaagaagtcggtcaggggagccacgaggggcccacaagggtggggggcacgcccagggggtagggcgcgcctccgtacctcgtggcttcctcattgctTCCCTGATGTCTaatccaagtctcatggattgcttTCATTCCAAAATgatcgcccccgaaggtttcattctgtttggactccgtttgatattccttttcttcgaaatattgaaatagtcaaaaaaacagcaatttgggttgggcctacggttagtaggttagtcccaaaaatgatataaaagtgtatagtaaagcccataaacatccaaaataggtaatataatagcatggaacagtcaaaaattatagatacgttggagacgtatcagcgtacGCATATGCATCAGCGGGAACTcggacgagctcggggacggcggcctacAACGCAAGAACGGGAGGGGAGACGAGGTGCTCACCGAGTAGGCACAAGGAGGCCCATCgagtggcttaggagcagcagaggtgGCCGGCGTCGAAGAAGGCGGCGACGATCCCGGGCGGACGGAGGTTAAGGACGGGGAGGCAGCGGGCACACGGGTGGCTTTCGGCCCGAGCTCGCACACGTAGTCGAAGTAGGCGATGAAGGCGGTGCCCCTAGCGCGGTCTCCGGCAGCGGGGAGGGCAGCGATGACGGCTACGCCGGTGATGCGTCCATGGCAGAGCTCGGGAAGGAGGGGGTCTGAGGAGGggaggcggagagggagagggaggggcgcgTTAGGGTTCGGGGTGGCCGGGGTAGATAAAGGAAGGGGGGCGTTGTGGATGGGCGCCACGGCATTGCCCTGTGGCGTGGCGGCCATCGCCATCGTCCACGGTTACGTGAACAAGGGAGAGGGAAGAGTTTGATATGGGTGGACCGGCCTGGTGGGTAGATGGGTCGGGTGGACCAAGGGAGGGGGGGTTGCTTTATTTCTATTAtcttgtttttttaattttttttacttttctatttatcggttttacttttttatttactatttatttaGCTTTCAGAAAATATCTAAACAGCACCTAAATTAGTGTTTTAGTTTAACCCTCTGCAACAAATAGTTCTAGtcccaaataaattagtttgatATTTTAGAAATTATAAGAGGCATTGATATAATTTTTTAAGTCACTGATTTACTTATTTTGAGCACTTAAACATTTTATGAAAAAAGGTTTCTCCGCTGATAGTACTTACAAATTATTTGGCACGGTCTGAACATTttttttgacacttgaaaacttttgtttttgactttgttttaaatttgaattcgaaccgttttGAATCTAAACGAGATTAGAAAAAGTAACAGTggtgacgtggcctcattagcaaagaattactgtagcttaattatcgggGCGTTACAAAGtaggagacgcaacgaggcggccacgaggcaggagggagcgcccatggggtagggcgcgccccctacctcgtgggcccctcgtgggcctcctgacctagctccttcgcctatatatactcttataccttgaaaacatctgggggagccacgaaaccactttttcaccgccgcaaccttctgtacccatgagatcccatctaagggcattttccggcgtcctaccggagggggattcgatcatggaaggcttctacatcaacaccattgcctctccgatgatgcgtgagtagtttaccacagacctacgggtccatagctagtagctagatggcttcttctctctttttgattctcaataccatgttctccccgatgttcttggagatctatttgatgtaatattcttttgcagtgtgtttgtcaagatccgatgaattgtggatttatgatcagattatctatgaatattatttggttcttctctgaattcttatatgtatgatttgatatctttgcaagtctctcgaattatcagtttagtttgtcctactagattgatctttcttgcaatgggagaagtggttagctttggtttcaatcttgtggtgtcctttcccaatgatagtaggggcagcaaggcacatattgtattgttgccatcgaggataaaaagatggggttttcatcatattgcttgagttaattcctctacatcatgtcatcttacttaatgtgttactctgttctttatgaacttaatactctagatgcaggcaggagtcggtcgatgtgtggagtaatagtagaagatgcagaatcgtttcggtctacttgacacgaacgtgatgcctatgttcatgattattgccttagatatcgtcataactttgcgcttttctatcaattgctcggcagtaatttgttcacccaccgtaatatttgctatcttgagagaagccactagtgaaacctatggcccccaggtctcttttccattatattgaatctcttttacatcatactagtttccgatctactattttgcaatcttttactttccgatctataaaccaaaaaataataatatttactttaccgtttatctatctctatccgatctcacttttgcaagtaaccgtgaaggaattgacaacccctttatcgcgttgggtgcaagttgttgattgtttgtgcaggtactcggtgacttgtgcgttgtctcctactggattgataccttggttctcaaactgagggaaatacttacgctacttttctgcatcaccctttcctcttcaagggaaaaccaacgcaagctcaagaggtagcagatgctCTTATACAATGTGGGTTGGTCCAAAAGTTGGAAACATAAATGGATGTTGACCCCTAACTTTGAAAGATATAAGCACGACAATATACTCATTTTTATAGTTCTTTTATCCTTAGTGAGTATAGGAaagccgcactattaagaggggtctctCGATGAACTTAGAGTGAAGCCACAATTCTTTCATATAGCCAAATATCTACATCCTAATTTCTATGATAAGTGCCACTCAAATAGCCAAGTTATTGATCTTGTCACAATCAAAACGTGTTAGTTCATTGTGCCCCAAAAAGTCCTTGAAGGTTCCGGGGTAACCTTCTAGGCGAGCCAAAATCTGGTGCTACCCCTCGCGCTGCCTCAGGTGGACATGAGAAGCCTATGATGCCAGACGGAGTTAGCTCTGGAATCCGGAGCTCCTAGAGGTACTCCTGGAATCCGGCACACCCTCCGGCGCTACTTCCGGGTGACAACAGAGGCATCATCTGTCTTGTGGAGTCAGTGCCCTAGAGTCAGGCCCGTAATTTGGGATGCCCCGAAAGGTATCTCCAAAGTTTCCGGGTAACATTTTGGGTGGTGTTGAAAGGTATCCAACGGGGAAATTTCGTGTGGAACTATAAAAGGTCCACCTTCTTCCCCAAGGGTTATCCTTTCCCCAATTCAAGTTGAGCTTCCTTATCGTTCATACTCCATTTTCTCAAATATCAAAAGCCTCATAGCCTCCACGCCCCGCAATCAAATCATTCTACTCTTTTGAGGGAAAAGGGAGAGGAGCCTTCGATCTATATTTCCGTCGAAGGAATTTGAGTTCTCCTTTGAGTTCATTGAAGGTTTGTTACTCTTGGTGGTTGGAGACTTTTAGGCGGTAGGAGTCTCCGGGAAGGAATTAACTTGTGGTTTGCActgaaagtttgtgaaggtttggaagccgCCTCAATGTCTACCACTACTGGTTGTGAATCGCTTGGTGATATCTCTAGGAGAAGTTGGTGAGCCTTTCCgatgttggtgtgccttcgtggtaacatccacccctCCAGCGCCGACTAATTTCCCTCCAAGGAAGTAAATTGGGTTACATCTTCTTCTCCGTGGTTTCCACTTATTTTATACCCAACTCatttacttgtggtttactttggtcactcGACCTTGCAAACATCATATAGGTTGTATATGTCATCATAGCATTGTTTAGGTTCACACTTTATGTAGCACAAAAGCTAAACTTGCTCATAAGTGTAGTAAAAAATTAGTTGTCCCTATTCAACCCTCTCTAGGTCCATCTCGGTCAATTAGTTGTCCTATTCAAGCCTCTCCACGTCCATCTCGATCATTCCAATTGATATTAGAGCTTTGCAGTCTTTTACATAGCTTAACCGTCGTAGAGGCAGATGATCACCAAGGAAGTCTCAAGGCCCTCATAGAAGCTTCGAACCCCTTAGCTGAGGGACCCTCGAAAGAGGATAGGCTTTATACATCCACGGCGGGCCAATATGGTGATACATGAGATTGTGAGATTTGGTTTTGTTAaccattctgatgatgatgctcttGTTAATAGTGTTCTGCCTTGCGTGGTATACGCTTAATGGACGATTATGATATATGGGGTGTTTTTTTAAGTGACATTCTTGTTGTTTCTATGCGCACATGCAAATAACTCATCACATATATGTTCTATGGCTTGTGCTCTCTGCACACGTGCGCGTTAAATATGGATCGTATCGGGACTATTTTTGCAAAATGTGGTGAAACGTGACCACAGTTCTAAAATATCTTCCAAGTTATCACCGCTTCACAAATAGGGGTTCTATGATAGATGAGAATTAACTCAAAATTTTCTATACGGtgcaaagagagccttggctcagtggttgggcatgcgTTGTGCAGCCTAGCGACCCGAattcaattcctagaattgacaggtgatgcataGGGGTTTTCCCCCGTTTATTGAGGATCAAGCTTGGTGTGTGGTAGAACCATACATcaagaaatatcttgatactcatttaaaaaattatgaggaccatgtttatcttggtactcatactaaaatggccgtatgtatccctagttggtgcagaggacGGAAAGTGAAATTCTCTCCCATTTTTTCTTTTttggccgcatgcatcatcatgatgcagagccCGGAGGTAcgcctccatttctaaaaaaaactaGCCTTCGCTATCGAAGCAGTGACGCCGCTACAGTTCTGAAGATCTCATCATTGTGGAACACGAGAGTTCAACGCGTTGCGAATGGCCGTTTAAAACATAGTACGACGCATTCTGTGTTAAACGAGGCTGCTTGTACATGATTCTCTCTCTAATTTAACCCTTTATTGAAATACTACTATGCATGCGTGGGATCTTTCTGAGGGATGCTGTGCAATCTGTTTTGGGTCGGTGATCCGTTGCTGTCGAACATGCCCAGCCTGTGGCGTATGACGTCGATCACCCGTTGAACACATCTCACGCGTTCGTAGCTACTTACAATAATTCAGCGGCACAAGAAGAGAAACGTGCGGCGATGTACATTGTGTGCAATGTCAGAAGAGTGCAAATGCAGTGCACCGTGCCAATAGAACATGCGGTGCGACCGACCAACAAAATCAAATTATCGGCGACTTCTGTTGATCTCATCCCCGTCGAGACTCACTCGAGAGCGGTCCTTATTTACGGGGCTTTTCTTCTGGACTCCCAGAGCGGCCAAGGCGAAGAGGACATCAGAGCGCGTGCGCTGGCTAGGGAGAGGAGGGGCGGGGAAATGGTGAGCACGAGCACCCACACGTCggtgcagcggcggcggaggcaaTGGACGCTGGCGCTGGTGACGGTGGCGTCGCTGCTGGAGCGCGCAGACGAGGCGCTACTGCCGGCCGTTTACAGGGAGGTGGGCGCCGAGCTGGGCGCGTCCCCGGCCGCGCTGGGCTCCCTCACGCTGTGCCGCGCGCTCGTCCAGGCCGTGTGCTACCCGCTCGCGGCGTGCGCCGCGGCGCGCCACGACCGCGCGCGCGTCGTGGCTGCGGGCGCCTTCCTCTGGGCCGTCCCCACCATGCTCGTCGGCGTCTCTGGCACTTTTGTCCAGGTCAGCAGCCTCCGCCTCATGGCATGCCTACTACTTGAATACATACTTGTGACGGTGCCAGCTAGAGCTAAAAATGGGACACACGACTACTTTGTACAGATGGCGATCGCGAGAGGGTTTAACGGCGTCGGCCTGGCgctggtggtgccggcgatgaacTCCCTGGCGGCCGACTACAGCGACGACACGACGCGCGGCTCGGCGTTCGGGTGGCTGGGGATGGCGAGCCGCGTGGGCGCCATGATGGGGGGCACACTCGGTGTGCTGCTCGCGCCCACGACCTTCCTCGGCGTCCACGGCTGGCGCCTGGCATTCCACATCCTCGCGCTTCTCAGTTTCGCGCTCGCCGTCTCGACGTGGTTCCTCGCCTCGGACCCCCGTCCGCCCAGCGCGTCGGAGAAGAGCACCGCATCGGTGGCCAGGGAACTCCTCGGGGAGGCCAAGGACGTGGTGCGATTGCCGACGTTCCAGATCCTGGTGGCGCAGGGGGTAGCCGGGTCGGTGCCGTGGACGGCGCTCACCTTCGCCGCCATGTGGCTGGAGCTCGTGGGGTTCACGCACTGGGAGACCAGCGTCATCATCAACCTCAACCAGCTGACCGGGGCGCTCGGCTCGCTGTTCGCCGGGCTCATCGGGGACCCCATGGCCCGGCGGTTCCCGAACGCCGGCAGGGTCGCGCTGGCACAGGTGAGCACGGCGTCGACCGTCCCGGTGGCCGCCGTCCTGCTGCTGGCACTGCCCATAGACCCCTCGGCCGGGGCCGCGTacgccgccgccttcgccgtccTGGGCTTCGTCATGCCCTGGTGCCCCCCGGCCACCAACAAGTGAGTGATGCTGGTGGCAGCACTGTTGATTCTTTGCTCGCATGCACTGCTGCTCCGCTGTTTGCTAACTCGGGTCCCTTTGCAGCCCTATACTGGCGGAGATCGTGCCGCAGAAGGCGAGGACGACGGTGTACGCGCTGGACAGGTTCTTCGAGACGATCTTTTCGTCGTTCGCGCCGGCCGTCGTGGGCATCCTGGCGGAGCGGGTCTTCGGATACAAGCCGGCGTCCAGCGCCACCGGTATGGCTGAACGGGAGAACGCCGCCGCGCTGGCGAAGGCTGTCTTCGCGGAGATTGCCGTGCCGATGGCCATCTGCTGCAGCATCTACTCCTTGCTCTACTGCACGTACCCAGCGGACAGAGAGCGCGCGCAGAAGGCGGCTCTGGTTGCGCCAGAAGATCAGGACTGTGAAAATGCTAATTCTAGTACTGCTACTGGGGTAGATGGCTTAAATCAGGCATTGCTAGCCAGAAATGACTAGCAACATATCGAGGACAGACTTGGCTACATGGACAAAAATGTGTATATGTTTTTGTAGGCCCACTCAGGAAGGCAATTTACAGGCTTTACAGCCATATGTTCAAGACAAGATCTCGGATGCAATTCTTAATCCTCTAAACTAAAAATATAAATATGTACCAGATAATATATAGCCTCCCTGATTTCCAGTATCGGAGACGGCAATACAAGTTAGATGAGCAGAAAATATTTTACACAAAAAAAAAATCTGTTAGATGGGACTAAACAAACACACAAGTTAACTAGGCCAAGGAGCTACGGCAGACAGGACCAAATAATTCAAAATTCTTTAAACCGAACAACTTTCTATAAACCAAGATTCAACATGCTGTCACAAATTATTCCCTTTATAAACCAATTACAGAGAAAAAAGAAGATGAAATGAAAAATAAGAGCAACCATTCATCAAACCACTAAATTCTTTCCAGTGATTACCCTGCACAAAGTAAACAATTATGTTAGAAAACAGGTGTTTCAATTATAATCTATAAAGTGAACACATGTTAGAAAAGAGAGTAATCAATATATAAATCTAAGGAGCATAATTAACAGGGGTCCCTAATAGGCTACGGCTAGACTAGCTTGAAGAGTATGTGAAGTTGATAAAAGTTGCTGCAAGAGCTACCAAGTGAAAATAAATAGGATCAATACAACAAATAAATCAATGCATCAAAACTTCAAAAGGAAAGGGAAAGCGAGATGTTGCTAAGCTGACAAAATCTATTATTGTCCAAAAGAAACACTACCATGAATACAACAAAGTTGACTACGAAATGATGCTTACCTACTTACAAATCCAAGAAGCCTTCACATCTGTCCACTAAATCCGAACATGTCAGGGATGTCTCCACTGCTTCCAATGCTGTGACTCAAGCTGTTAGTTGGAGATTCAATCTCATCCACTGCAAAGCGGTTCGGGATGCAAGTACCCTTCCCAACAAATCCAAGATTTTTTCCTCGTCCTTGATCTGGCAATTTCCCCAGGGCTGCATTTGAACTCTGAAAGCTAGACGAACTGGACACTGGCTGACTTGGCCCAACAGTATTTCTATAGCCATCCATATTTTGAAAAGAAGACCAGCCACCTGTGACATCATTTGGACTCTGCAGAAAACCGAACTGTGCATTTTTTGACTGAGAAGACAGCAAGCCGGAATCGATATGGTTGGCATAAGCATAGCTTTGGTTAAGAGAGTCAGTGCTCTCAGTCTTTAGAACACCGGGTGGTTTAGAGCCCACTCCCATTGGATTCTGATTAACCAGATATGGAGTATTGCCAGTTTGAAAGCTACTTATTCCTTGTGATGACATCACATTTGAGTTTCTATTCATGAGACCAGGAAGATTTCCTCCATGGCTACTAATGAAAGGCTGACTGGTTGAAGCTTGGTTAATCAGATCAATCCCACCTAACAGACTGTTTGATGATTGAGAAGTTGGGAGAACAAGTTCAGGCTTCATGGATGGAGGAATGCCTGTTAGAAAACCTGACGATTGAGAAGGTATAATCAAGGAATTTTGATTAGGAGAGAGACCCTCGCTAGCTGGGAAAGTATTTAATGACTGAGATGGCATAACTATGCCGGAAGGTTTGACATCTAGAGTGTGAAGGGTTCCCGACAGCATGGTATCTGGCTGCTGTTGCAATTCGTGCAAGACCATATTGCTATTCTGAGAATTATTCACATTACCCAGTGCGCTCATTGAATCTGACATACCAAGTTTGTTATTGGGCCAAGCTGAAAAAGAAGGCATTCTTCCAACTGCAGAGCTGTTTTGGGGTAATGCCGCATATGAATTATTCTGGACCTTGTATATCGGCTGCCCAAATGCTATTTGCTCTCCATGAGGCTTATTTCCTTTGACTGCAGCAAGTCGTAAAGATGACTGGTCCCTTCCAGGCAACACCAGGCTGTTTGTAGGTCGTCCTAGGAGCTCATCCTGCAAAGCTGCCAGGGCTTGAGGAGGGATTTGACCTGAAGCAGCCAAAGCTTGGAAATCAAGTCCTcccaaggaggccacttgagcacTAGAAGCAGGCACACCATATGGATTGGTCATTCCTGCATGATGCTGAGCTATCCTTTTCAGATACAATCTGAATTTCTGCAAATAGAAAAAAATGCATTCCTTTCAGCACGATTATCATGTATAACTGACATGAAGTAACCGCAAGAAATCAACTCAGCATACTGTTTCGCAAAAAACAAATTACAACTGCTATTCCCTCGCAGCTGACGCGGTCTTCAAGATGTAACTTTGACCACTGATTTATAATACAGCATATGTACAAGACTTACAAACATAATATTCAACAAATATTTTTTGAGACAAATCTAGAAATATGATTTTTCAATTTTTCAAACAAAATAATTAAAATGATATTTGTAGTCAGGTTTAAAAATATGACTGAAGGCATGTCCAAAAACGTCACTTATGTGTGTTACGGAAGGAGTATATGATGAATCTGGAGGTAATAAGGATAGTTTTGGGCTCAGAAGACATCAGGCAATATAACCTGTTGGAACTAATGGAATGCACAACGGAGATAACCAGCATGTCAGCATCAATCCACTAAAATAGGATACTGAGGTGTAAAATGTAATCAATTACTAACATCCAGGAGCGTAGAAACCAGTAAAATAGAGAAGTCACCAGTAAACATAAGTTCAATACATCATCTCAAAAGGATACTAAAAAGGTTGAAGACAATAATCACACCTGCAAATGGCTGGCGACATTTTCCCTAGTTAAACCAGGGACATTCATCAACTCCAAAATTTTCTTGGGAACAGCTTCTGTagaaatattaaaaataaaatgaGACACAAAAGTGAAGAGAATTGGCATACTTCTAAATTATAGGTGTTCAAGAGTAACCACACTTGCTTGATAAAACTAATATAGAAAGGACTTTTATCCTACTTACAGTAATGTACTAATAAACACCAAAGTTGATAAAATAAGTACTAAAGCAGGTAACAAAAGCTTACTGTCTATTCCGAGGTGATTAACTGCATTTACAAATTGTTGATGGAGCTCGACTGACCAAACAACTCTTGGTTTCTTCGAATTATTAGAAGGATCGCCACTTTCCAATTCACTGTCATCCTCTTCTTTATCCCGTTTCTTTTTCTGAGACTTCCAGCTATCCTCAGCTCCATCATTTGCAGAGGAAGCATACTCATTATCATTATTGGTTAGTCTGTTCCGATCTGTATCATCTAAGCTACCTGAATGCTCATGTTCCTTGTTTCCACCAAACTTTTTCCTCACAACATGTTGCCAGATGTTTTTTAACTCTTCCATCCTGACAGGTTTAATCAAATAATCACATGCTCCATGTTTTATTCCTTTCATCACTAGATCTGTCCTTGAATCAGCAGACATCACTGAAATGTCACCAACAAGCTTTAGTATCGCATCCCATTCACAAGTGAACATACTGAATAGGAGATAGTAGAATCTTTTTCTCGAACGCAGGAGATAGTAGAATTTACTTACTAATAACTGGAAGATCCATCTCAAGGCCTACAAGTTCAAGTAACCTGAATCCATTCATATCAGGCATGTGAACATCACTAATTATAACATCAAAAGCACCCCTGTTCTCTCGCAGCATAGCTAATGCTCTCGTGGCCTGAGAACAAGTTGTAGCTGCACAAAAAAAAGGATCATATAATGGAGCAGAAAACAATACAGTAACATATATTGGATAGAGCAACATACACTGAATGGCAGTGACAGTATAATGCGTCTACCGAATGAACAAGTCATGTATATCCAGACAGAACGTTTCAAAATGTTTGTGGGTGTACAAAATGTTTTGAGCTGTCCTGTTCTATATTTGGGAGCTCTCGGGGAAGAGCGTCCTCCAGGCAGCCAACCATAGGGTGCTTCTACCACATGACGCATGTCTTGTCCTGAGACATTAGGAGATTCATTTTCTGGTT is a genomic window containing:
- the LOC123092915 gene encoding hexuronate transporter translates to MVSTSTHTSVQRRRRQWTLALVTVASLLERADEALLPAVYREVGAELGASPAALGSLTLCRALVQAVCYPLAACAAARHDRARVVAAGAFLWAVPTMLVGVSGTFVQMAIARGFNGVGLALVVPAMNSLAADYSDDTTRGSAFGWLGMASRVGAMMGGTLGVLLAPTTFLGVHGWRLAFHILALLSFALAVSTWFLASDPRPPSASEKSTASVARELLGEAKDVVRLPTFQILVAQGVAGSVPWTALTFAAMWLELVGFTHWETSVIINLNQLTGALGSLFAGLIGDPMARRFPNAGRVALAQVSTASTVPVAAVLLLALPIDPSAGAAYAAAFAVLGFVMPWCPPATNNPILAEIVPQKARTTVYALDRFFETIFSSFAPAVVGILAERVFGYKPASSATGMAERENAAALAKAVFAEIAVPMAICCSIYSLLYCTYPADRERAQKAALVAPEDQDCENANSSTATGVDGLNQALLARND
- the LOC123092914 gene encoding two-component response regulator ORR21, which translates into the protein MAPPEEAGGGDQFPVGMKVLVVDDDQTCLAVLKRMLVQCRYDATTCSQATRALAMLRENRGAFDVIISDVHMPDMNGFRLLELVGLEMDLPVIMMSADSRTDLVMKGIKHGACDYLIKPVRMEELKNIWQHVVRKKFGGNKEHEHSGSLDDTDRNRLTNNDNEYASSANDGAEDSWKSQKKKRDKEEDDSELESGDPSNNSKKPRVVWSVELHQQFVNAVNHLGIDKAVPKKILELMNVPGLTRENVASHLQKFRLYLKRIAQHHAGMTNPYGVPASSAQVASLGGLDFQALAASGQIPPQALAALQDELLGRPTNSLVLPGRDQSSLRLAAVKGNKPHGEQIAFGQPIYKVQNNSYAALPQNSSAVGRMPSFSAWPNNKLGMSDSMSALGNVNNSQNSNMVLHELQQQPDTMLSGTLHTLDVKPSGIVMPSQSLNTFPASEGLSPNQNSLIIPSQSSGFLTGIPPSMKPELVLPTSQSSNSLLGGIDLINQASTSQPFISSHGGNLPGLMNRNSNVMSSQGISSFQTGNTPYLVNQNPMGVGSKPPGVLKTESTDSLNQSYAYANHIDSGLLSSQSKNAQFGFLQSPNDVTGGWSSFQNMDGYRNTVGPSQPVSSSSSFQSSNAALGKLPDQGRGKNLGFVGKGTCIPNRFAVDEIESPTNSLSHSIGSSGDIPDMFGFSGQM